ACACCATGTCTGAGGTATTATTAAGTATTTGAAGGGTTGGGGCTATTTTAAAATTCCTAAGTTCTTCAACCAATACAGGCTGACCATTGACTGAAATTAAAGACCACACTTAGAAGCAAGATTCATCACAGTTGTAATTCACATTGatgtaaacaaagaaaacaagaaaaaaaaattgtcatcaGCCTTCACTGAATTATACAGTTACCAAACATCAGTCACTTctaagaaacattaaaacaaggcAACAATGCATTTTGTATCCACCTAAGCTTTTATAACATTTATGGTCCTCCTAACGACCCACAGTTGACGTCTTTTGAAATGCAACCTGTGGGAGTTGACTGATCTTACCGTCAACCTTTAGAGAGTAAAAAGCCTTCATAGAGTGACTTGAGTAATCTTTGCCGCTCCTTTCGCCTTCCCTCCCTCGCTGGTTTCCTTCTTGTCCTGTTCAACCTTGGACTCTGTTCTAGCGACGCCCGTCCTctcctgctcttcctcctccccctcgTCCTCTTCGTCCAGCTGAAGACTTCCGGAGGAAAACCGCATCCTGGCCAAGCCGGCGGACCCCACCACCTTGCCCAGCTGACGAGGTGGGCAGTAATACGGGTAGAAAACCTCCGGGTCGGAGTCACTGTAGCTGCCGGCGGCGCCGCCGATCATGCACATGGAGGCAGGCCGGTCAGGCAGAGGGGAGGAGTTAAGCGGGAGATAGGTGGGTCTGGAGGGCCTCGTCAGGTGAGGGTAGTAGCCGAGGGGTCTAAACTCAGAGGCGGGGTTGAAGGCTGGGTTTGCGCTCCTGGATAGATGGAACTTCACATCTGGTTGGCTGGCCACACGGCGAGGTAGCCCAGGCAAGAAGCTGGAGTCGTCACTGTAATGCCCCGCCTCTGTGTGTCCAACGCCCAATAGCCTCCCTCCGTTGCTTCCCGTTTGGTAGACCCTTGCCAGTCCCAAGCCCCCTGAACCACAGGGGCGAAAGTTCCTCCTGATGGGTGAGATGGACGGCGAATCATGGGCTAAGGGGTAGAAAGCGGGTCGCGAAAGGCCATCTATTGGCACGTACTCCTGCCTCCTTACATGGGGGAAGCGCTCCAGAGAGGAAATGGTGACGTAATCTGACAGGTAGGGGTGTCGGTTTAGAGGAGAGGGGGCGGCGAATGGAAAAGACGGGAGGACAGGGTGGTACTGGTAGGCGGGGCTGTTGGGGTAGAGAAGAACCAGCTGCTGAGCAGCGTCTGGGTGCGGCTGCGGGTTGGGCCGGCGTCTCGAGCGATTGCCATAGACCCCCGCCAGCCTCTGGGCTTGTCGCTGCGCCCCGTTCCGTCCCGCCCTCACGTCCTCCGTCAAAGACACAGATGAGGATCTGAACTTTGGCGAGGGGGTCGACTGGTGGAGCCACGGAGAGAGGGGGGTGACTTGAGCGAGGGAGTGTGGTCGTTGATTGACCTCGCTGGACGATTGGCTGCGCTTAGCCCCTCCTTCGCCGAGGTCCGCGTTATTTAGTCCTCGGCGGCGTACGTCCATCTCATCCTGACTGTGAACCGCCAGAGCACGACTGGTCCGAGGAAGCGGGCGGGTCTGTTCGTATAACTGGAGGGGAAAAAACCCTCGTTTATTATCGGTTATACTGTTGCAGTTTACAGACAGAGGTCTAGACTACAAGGCGTCACATGCTCAAAGCCTTTAAGGAAGTCATTAAATCCTAGGGTaaaatttttctttctttaacgTCTACTCGTTCTTCATTGTACTGTTAAAGATGCAGTTCACCTTGTTATAAACGTTTGGTGAAATAAAGATTAAAGGCAGGTTACCTCTTTGGAAACGTCAGTGAGGAGATCGGGAGACGACCGACACTGTCTGGGGTCGTAGTCTGACTGACCGTAGGTCCTCAGCACAcaataagaaacaaaagacCACATTTCAGCGATGACACAAATCCCTTCTCAGCCATATATTCCCGTATGTATTGAAAGGCTTGCCTGTTCACATTCTTAAACAACAATATAATAAAGTGACGGGAGCACTGTTGATTTGGAAGGGAGCAAAAACAGTacatttcttttacaaattctctttaaaaattaaaaaacaaatatatttattttctccaaTTTTGAAAGATTTTCCATTAATGAGAAGGGTCACTGAAATTTGAATTCAGTGAGAAATTTATAATAAAACACATGATTCTTACCTTTCATAGTGTGAAGGCTTCTTATCTCCTGATCCCATACATTCCAGCAGCTGTTTCTGAGTTCTCCCGCTGACaaaacaatgacatttaatCGTCATCAATTATACAAATTTACATTTAGCTCTTCAATGTCCCTAGACATTTTGTCTAACTTTACCTGGATTGATGCAGGTAGTATAAGATATGGCCaggttttttattttgggataAATTCCCCtgtttcaagatttttttttcttcaaatttttcatctGCTTCTTAAACTAAATTGGGAAATCTGTGTTTGTTCCTTCAACAATTCTTCTGCAATTGATTcttaatcaaaatatttttcctgAATAGTCTCTGATTTCAATCTGGCTTTAATATTAGTTAATAATTATCCATCCATATCCACTAATCTGTGTTTTTTGGGTATAGAGCCATTGGTCAAGATCCACCTAGCCGCCAGCCTATCACAATAGTTGATAAtcccagttttatttttttctccaaaagtgATGATATTTTATTCATGAACAAAACTCTAAATTTAGCATCTTTTAACAAATTTACACAAATACCAAAaggaagaaatatattttttggacATTCCTAGGCTCAGATCCATAaccaaaatcaaacaaatggagaaaaaaaatcacttaacgTGTCTTATTTTTCTGAGGGGGGGgaacagctttatttatttttttataagggTTTAAAATTGATAAATGATGTATAAAAGTGACAAGTGGACACTTTTATAGCATGAAGGGAGGAAATGGTAACGTAATCTGACGGGACAGGTGGTTCCGTGACTCATGTGActtcaaaaacctttttttatttacttgtcaCTAAAATGTTTAATCCTGACATCAGCAATTCTTTCAGTGTCTTCAAAATCCAGCTGAGCTCTGTTCTAGCATTTAGGATTAACAGGATCCTTCCTTGCCTTTACACATGGATCACTGCATGCCTCTGTGTCTTCTACCTGTATCTGAACCTGGAGCCTTTGCAGGAGAGGAGCGTTTTGTGAATGGGCTCCGGTTCCTCGGCCAGCTTGAAGAAAGCGTGATACTCCACGCACATCTTCCAGAACGATTTACAAACGTCGCGGCTCGCCATGGCAAACTCCAGAGTATCCTTGCATGATGCCTGGATGGACGGGGAACAAAAACCTGTTTTAGGCTGATGAGCCAAACATTGCAGCCAGTTTTTTAACCTGAAATCCCTCCAAATCAACACCATCTGATCAAGAAGTAAACATGTGGTATCTGGCACTAAAGTGTTTGCTTGTTAAGGAAGAACTGCTTACTTCACACCCTGAACatcctgcttgtgtgttggtaTTAAGCCATCAAACCATCAGTGATGGGTCAAAGTATTTTTGGCTGATGTGGAGGTGAATTTCAAATATAAAACTGTCTCAACAAATGTTGATGCATGTTTGCGTGTGCAAAGGGCAGCGCTGCCGGCACTTGGTACTTTGATAGACGTATTGTTCATGTGGTGGTGAAATCTTCAGCTGCCCTACATGTCGGGTACAGACGTCTGAAAGTATTCACTTCTATTAGTCAAGTAGAGGTATAGATActagggttaaaaaaaaagtatcaacTCCAACCTTTTCCTAAAGTAAAGGTATAAAAGTCCTGAgtataaaactacttaaagtgcTAGAGTAGAGTAGTAATAAAATGGAATGagactatttttaaaatgtaaggagtataaagtacagataattgcatgaaaatgtaaggagCAAAAAGTAGGCTGAAAAAATGACTACACTGaagtataaataaccaaaatttctGATTAAAGtaaggtaacaaagtatttgtacttagttACTTCACACCTCTGAGAGTGGCCCAGTGTTTTAACTGTTAAATACTTGATTCCCACATGTATTAGACTGCACCGTCATGTAAAGAGTCCAGTTTCTTAGGCTGGATGGCAGACACAAGTGTCTTTTTTTATCCACAACACTACAATTCTCCCTCTCTTGTCTACCACAGCTTCCAAGATGTATCGGCTTACCTAAcatagtcatattcaataaatcagaaCATGCGTTCCAAGGAGGCCTCGCTTAGAACTTAAAAgtcaatttttaaaataaagcttagGCAGCtactaaatatatttttcattaagCCGATATTTCAGTATTAACATGTTTTCCTAATAATTCTGATGTAATTTTCTGAtcttaaatgtatgtttttgttagCTACAAATAGAAAATTGTCATAATTAATGGGCATAAAGGCTTGAAACCATCCGTGTGAAgataatctgtataatttgtttAACCTAGAGATTAAGTTATAGAAATAAGTACAACTTTGAATAATATTTGAACCATTAATTTCGTCATTGGTCGCCAGTTTCAGACGAGCCATCTCcctgaaaattaaaagaaattacaagTCTGTGGTCTATAAATCTACCATATTACCTTTAAAGGaccattctttctttttaagtAATTAtcacagtgttctgctgttccTGTAAAGACCTACAGTCAAAAAAATTTTGTCAATATTCTTAGGACTAATAGAAAAATAAGGTGACAAATATTTCTTACCCCAACTTGATCGTAAAGTTTAATGAGGAAATGTTTGCGTTTGAAGCTCAGTTTGCGGATCTTTGCCCAGCTGAACGTGTTGATTTTGGTGtttccctggaaaaaaaaagatagaaccCCTAAAGTGAATAAATATCTCCATAACTACATGACATCAGTTTTAATATGAAAGGTGTTCCTATGTAATATGTAGACATGCAGTGGAGAGCAAAAAATATGCATGCCTCTGAAtcactttcacattttgtgcCACA
The DNA window shown above is from Fundulus heteroclitus isolate FHET01 chromosome 14, MU-UCD_Fhet_4.1, whole genome shotgun sequence and carries:
- the LOC118556527 gene encoding FERM domain-containing protein 7-like encodes the protein MGDQHRRTRTLGGLATKSRVSKETKLRLRVIFLDDSERTFEVEQNVLGGDFFNKVCGHLKLLEKEYFGLEFRHHSGHYVWLELLKPLVKQIKYTNDLFFRFIVKFFPPDPGQLKRGLTRYLFALQIKQDLSNGSLTCNDNSAALLVSHILQSEIGDYDEELDYQHLEMKHYVPNQEYLDHKIIKLHKRHRGVSPAESDVQLLEVARKLDMYGIRPHSASDGEGMRINLAVTHSGVLVFQGNTKINTFSWAKIRKLSFKRKHFLIKLYDQVGASCKDTLEFAMASRDVCKSFWKMCVEYHAFFKLAEEPEPIHKTLLSCKGSRFRYSGRTQKQLLECMGSGDKKPSHYERTYGQSDYDPRQCRSSPDLLTDVSKELYEQTRPLPRTSRALAVHSQDEMDVRRRGLNNADLGEGGAKRSQSSSEVNQRPHSLAQVTPLSPWLHQSTPSPKFRSSSVSLTEDVRAGRNGAQRQAQRLAGVYGNRSRRRPNPQPHPDAAQQLVLLYPNSPAYQYHPVLPSFPFAAPSPLNRHPYLSDYVTISSLERFPHVRRQEYVPIDGLSRPAFYPLAHDSPSISPIRRNFRPCGSGGLGLARVYQTGSNGGRLLGVGHTEAGHYSDDSSFLPGLPRRVASQPDVKFHLSRSANPAFNPASEFRPLGYYPHLTRPSRPTYLPLNSSPLPDRPASMCMIGGAAGSYSDSDPEVFYPYYCPPRQLGKVVGSAGLARMRFSSGSLQLDEEDEGEEEEQERTGVARTESKVEQDKKETSEGGKAKGAAKITQVTL